One genomic region from Arthrobacter sp. FB24 encodes:
- the trxB gene encoding thioredoxin-disulfide reductase — MSTAENTASQVRDVIIVGSGPAGYTAAVYTARANLKPLLLAGSVTAGGELMNTTDVENYPGFPEGIMGPDLMENFEKQAARFGTEIQFEDVTALDLDGDIKTVTIATGETFQARAIILSTGSAYRELGLPNEKRLSGHGVSWCATCDGFFFKDQDIAVIGGGDSAMEEALFLTKFAKSVTVVHRRDSLRASKIMGDRAQAHEKIKFVWNTGVEDVLGGDKVTGLRLKNLVDGTESELAVTGVFVAIGNDPRTELIKDTLELTPEGTIAVDGRSSRTSVKGVFAAGDVVDPTYRQAITASGSGCVAAIDVEHYLADIHA; from the coding sequence GTGAGCACCGCAGAAAACACCGCGTCCCAGGTACGTGATGTCATCATCGTCGGCTCCGGCCCTGCAGGCTACACGGCTGCAGTTTATACGGCGCGAGCCAACCTGAAGCCACTGCTCCTTGCCGGTTCCGTCACTGCCGGCGGCGAACTGATGAACACCACCGACGTGGAAAACTACCCTGGATTCCCTGAAGGCATCATGGGTCCCGACCTCATGGAGAACTTCGAAAAGCAGGCTGCACGCTTCGGCACGGAGATCCAGTTCGAGGATGTCACTGCTTTGGATCTCGACGGCGACATCAAGACAGTCACCATCGCCACGGGGGAGACCTTCCAGGCCCGCGCCATTATCCTGTCCACCGGATCGGCATACCGCGAACTCGGCCTTCCCAATGAAAAGCGACTGTCAGGCCACGGCGTTAGCTGGTGTGCAACCTGCGATGGTTTCTTCTTCAAGGACCAGGACATCGCCGTTATCGGCGGTGGAGACTCCGCCATGGAAGAGGCATTGTTCCTCACCAAGTTCGCTAAGTCCGTCACAGTAGTGCACCGCCGGGATTCCCTCAGGGCGTCCAAGATCATGGGCGACCGTGCGCAGGCGCACGAGAAGATCAAGTTCGTGTGGAACACAGGCGTCGAGGACGTCCTCGGCGGGGACAAGGTCACCGGCCTGAGGCTGAAGAACCTCGTTGACGGCACCGAGTCTGAACTGGCTGTGACGGGCGTTTTCGTGGCCATCGGAAACGATCCCCGCACCGAGCTCATCAAAGACACTCTCGAGCTCACGCCCGAGGGCACCATTGCCGTTGACGGCCGCAGTTCCAGGACGAGCGTTAAGGGTGTATTCGCCGCCGGCGACGTCGTGGACCCCACGTACCGCCAGGCCATCACCGCCTCCGGCTCGGGCTGCGTGGCAGCTATCGACGTCGAGCACTACCTCGCAGACATCCACGCTTAA
- the murJ gene encoding murein biosynthesis integral membrane protein MurJ, whose translation MSAANPASPESGSADSQAESRTVQHGEARSSAIMAAGTLVSRFLGFGKTWMLGAALGLGSTVNDTFINANNLPNLIFLLVAGGVFNAVLVPQIIKASKAPDRGADYISRLLTLAVVVLLSLTLLVTLLAPWVIELTTQGYSAEQKSLAVSFAFWCLPQIFFYGLYALLTQVLNANGAFGPAMWAPILNNVVAIAGLGMFIWILGANVTNPHTLDNWGPTQTFLIAGFSTIGVVAQTAILLIPVFRLRLGLRPRFGWRGVGLGQAAKLSVWTLLTAAVGQLAFLYVMRIATIPGTERLRLERAGDLTAAATLPGNAVLEVASQLYLLPHSIIALSLATVLFNRMTRASQDGDRAGLRDALSHGLRTMAVATVFGALALFALAGPLGMFFSGGKVQDGVMLAQTLTILALSTPFMSANFMMSRVFYANEDARTPFYIQLVLAIVNVVAAFAIQFLPYDRIIFAIAILYTGGNILSVVVSSFFLRRLLGHLDGPRIANSYIRMGYAALGSALAGAGALWLMGSYSADGFAWSGRIQALVTIVVVGPVMLVAYLFLLKLFRVTELRDLLQPLLGRLGRGAAPAAEPAEPAPGSPAGTPSAPQRTTPERATVSVDTGLIPRISGEFDAASFRAGPQVDDPAAHPDVQQSGSPGEYLPAEEVPNTARGGILREEIPLPGRRTFQGTAGRNPHFSRRSESRRRKKR comes from the coding sequence ATGTCAGCAGCCAATCCAGCTTCCCCCGAATCCGGCTCCGCCGATTCCCAGGCCGAATCAAGGACTGTCCAACACGGAGAGGCCCGTTCCAGCGCCATCATGGCCGCCGGGACCCTGGTCTCCCGCTTCCTGGGCTTCGGCAAGACCTGGATGCTTGGAGCGGCCCTGGGCCTGGGCTCCACGGTCAATGACACTTTCATCAACGCCAACAACCTGCCGAACCTGATCTTCCTGCTGGTGGCCGGCGGCGTGTTCAACGCCGTCCTGGTGCCCCAGATCATCAAGGCCAGCAAGGCGCCGGACAGGGGAGCGGACTACATCAGCCGCCTGCTGACGCTGGCTGTGGTGGTGCTTCTCAGCCTGACTTTGCTGGTCACCCTGCTGGCTCCGTGGGTCATCGAGCTGACCACGCAGGGCTACTCGGCCGAACAGAAATCCCTCGCCGTCTCCTTCGCGTTCTGGTGCCTGCCCCAGATTTTCTTCTACGGCCTCTACGCCCTCCTGACGCAGGTGCTGAACGCCAACGGGGCATTCGGCCCGGCAATGTGGGCACCCATCCTGAACAACGTTGTGGCCATCGCCGGCCTGGGCATGTTCATCTGGATCCTCGGCGCCAACGTCACCAATCCGCACACCCTGGACAACTGGGGACCCACCCAGACCTTCCTCATAGCCGGCTTCTCCACCATCGGCGTGGTGGCCCAGACAGCCATCCTGCTGATCCCGGTGTTCCGCCTCCGCCTGGGTCTCCGGCCCAGGTTCGGCTGGCGCGGGGTCGGCCTGGGGCAGGCCGCGAAGCTGAGCGTCTGGACGCTCCTCACTGCCGCCGTCGGGCAGCTCGCCTTCCTTTACGTCATGCGCATTGCCACGATTCCGGGTACGGAGCGGCTCCGCCTCGAGCGCGCGGGGGACCTCACCGCCGCGGCCACCCTGCCCGGCAACGCCGTACTGGAGGTGGCCAGCCAGCTGTACCTGCTGCCGCACTCCATCATCGCCCTCTCGCTCGCCACAGTGCTGTTCAACCGCATGACCCGGGCTTCCCAGGACGGAGACCGGGCAGGGCTCCGGGACGCGCTCTCCCACGGGCTTCGCACCATGGCGGTGGCCACGGTCTTCGGGGCGCTGGCGCTGTTTGCACTGGCCGGTCCGCTGGGCATGTTCTTCTCCGGCGGCAAGGTGCAGGACGGCGTAATGCTCGCCCAGACCCTGACCATCCTGGCCCTGAGCACACCGTTCATGAGCGCCAACTTCATGATGTCCAGGGTCTTCTACGCGAATGAGGACGCCCGTACGCCGTTCTACATCCAACTGGTTCTGGCAATCGTCAATGTGGTGGCCGCCTTTGCCATCCAGTTCCTGCCTTATGACCGAATCATCTTCGCCATTGCCATCCTCTACACGGGCGGAAACATCCTTTCCGTGGTTGTGAGCTCGTTCTTCCTCCGCCGCCTCCTGGGGCACCTGGACGGCCCCCGGATCGCCAATTCATACATCCGGATGGGATATGCAGCGCTGGGTTCCGCGCTGGCCGGCGCCGGCGCCCTGTGGCTGATGGGGAGCTACAGTGCCGACGGCTTCGCCTGGAGCGGCAGGATCCAGGCCCTGGTGACCATCGTCGTCGTCGGGCCCGTGATGCTCGTGGCGTACCTCTTCCTGCTGAAACTTTTCCGCGTCACGGAACTGCGCGACCTGCTGCAGCCGCTGCTCGGCCGCCTGGGCCGGGGGGCCGCCCCCGCCGCCGAACCGGCGGAGCCTGCCCCGGGCTCCCCGGCCGGCACCCCCTCCGCCCCGCAACGAACGACGCCGGAGCGCGCCACTGTCTCGGTGGACACCGGCCTGATCCCGAGAATATCCGGCGAATTCGACGCTGCGTCGTTCCGTGCGGGACCGCAGGTTGACGACCCGGCGGCGCATCCCGATGTGCAGCAGAGCGGTTCCCCGGGCGAATACCTGCCGGCCGAGGAAGTGCCCAACACCGCGAGGGGCGGCATCCTGCGGGAGGAAATCCCGTTGCCGGGCCGCCGCACCTTCCAGGGCACGGCCGGCCGCAACCCGCACTTCAGCAGGCGGTCAGAGAGTCGGCGCAGGAAGAAAAGGTGA
- a CDS encoding ABC transporter substrate-binding protein, with protein MSHPIDVGSVLGGRYKVTATVLTSHDHDLVLDGVDQVLNRPVSILVAGPDNAEQVAQSAREVATGERPGNVQILDLGVSDSTTYLITNHTTAADLLDLVVASNPPYVEPFFTDTLGSEIFGQARSHEPETYDGQYDEEEVEAGYINYGNNQPAAQDRKQSSPPVVPPVVPPRAAPVRPAAAPSVGSSGSDAGAARTGGARGTGAGVAGSGAGVAGAAGLAAGAAAAAKESNAPSTAPQATTPQRAVPTGSRNTEAINTQAPATDSPKVSLWENSDYDYPEGEAPSTGPARTARERMAATFPAFAGGGGRDETDEYYDDEEPPEREPRSMRWLVGGLLAAVLVVGLIFAVSNLGSLFKSEPQSNPAPGTSSNASQPQTSEAPTASGSSAPVAGPPAVEGVSRLGTFDFAATYDGDLSKTFDGNGASYWSDMEFATDNWGGLAPDVSLVVKLKSPSKVSSITLSQLGGSGGNISVLTNDRPSLEGAKQVGTNSFTSPDLTMPLPEPVTAQYVIVSIKNLPKLAAPKTRFGYGLRLAEIKVQ; from the coding sequence GTGTCCCACCCGATCGATGTTGGATCAGTGCTCGGCGGCCGCTACAAGGTCACCGCCACCGTATTGACCTCACACGACCATGATCTGGTGCTGGATGGCGTTGACCAGGTCCTCAACCGGCCGGTAAGCATCCTCGTTGCGGGTCCGGACAATGCGGAGCAGGTGGCCCAGAGCGCCCGCGAGGTTGCCACCGGGGAGCGGCCCGGAAATGTGCAGATCCTGGACCTTGGCGTCAGCGATTCCACCACCTACCTGATCACCAACCACACTACGGCTGCCGATCTCCTGGACCTTGTGGTTGCCTCCAACCCGCCCTACGTGGAGCCCTTCTTTACGGACACCCTGGGCAGTGAAATCTTCGGACAGGCACGGTCGCACGAACCGGAAACGTATGACGGCCAGTACGACGAAGAAGAGGTCGAGGCCGGCTACATCAACTACGGCAACAACCAGCCGGCCGCCCAGGACCGCAAGCAGTCGTCCCCGCCGGTGGTCCCCCCTGTCGTTCCGCCACGTGCCGCACCGGTGCGACCGGCGGCGGCCCCCTCTGTTGGTTCCTCCGGCTCCGATGCAGGCGCTGCGCGTACCGGCGGGGCACGCGGAACAGGCGCCGGAGTCGCAGGGTCGGGCGCCGGAGTCGCAGGTGCGGCGGGGCTTGCGGCCGGAGCCGCGGCTGCGGCCAAGGAGTCCAACGCCCCTTCCACGGCACCCCAGGCCACCACGCCGCAGCGCGCTGTTCCCACCGGGAGTCGCAATACCGAAGCCATCAACACACAGGCTCCCGCTACGGATTCTCCCAAAGTGTCCCTCTGGGAGAACAGCGACTACGACTACCCGGAAGGGGAGGCACCCTCCACCGGCCCCGCCAGGACTGCCCGGGAGCGCATGGCAGCCACCTTCCCGGCATTCGCCGGCGGCGGCGGCCGCGATGAAACAGACGAATACTACGACGACGAAGAGCCTCCCGAGCGCGAGCCGCGGTCAATGCGCTGGCTTGTGGGCGGGCTGCTGGCCGCTGTGTTGGTGGTCGGACTGATCTTTGCAGTCTCCAACCTGGGAAGCCTGTTTAAGAGCGAACCCCAGAGCAATCCTGCACCGGGAACCTCCAGCAATGCATCCCAGCCCCAGACGTCCGAGGCTCCGACAGCCAGCGGGTCCTCAGCGCCGGTGGCAGGTCCGCCGGCCGTCGAGGGCGTCTCCCGCCTGGGTACCTTCGATTTTGCCGCCACCTACGACGGCGACCTTTCAAAGACATTCGATGGCAACGGGGCAAGCTACTGGTCTGACATGGAATTCGCCACGGACAACTGGGGCGGGCTTGCCCCGGATGTTTCCCTGGTCGTGAAGCTGAAGAGCCCCTCGAAAGTCTCCTCCATTACTCTCAGCCAGCTGGGCGGCAGCGGCGGTAACATCAGCGTCCTGACGAATGACCGGCCCTCGCTGGAAGGCGCCAAGCAGGTGGGAACCAACAGCTTTACCTCACCGGACCTGACCATGCCGCTCCCGGAGCCGGTCACGGCACAGTACGTGATCGTGTCCATCAAGAATCTCCCCAAGCTGGCTGCGCCGAAGACCCGCTTCGGCTACGGTCTCCGCCTCGCTGAGATCAAGGTTCAGTAG
- the trxA gene encoding thioredoxin, whose product MSNAKDVTDASFSTDVLSADKPVIVDFWAEWCGPCRKLGPILDEISVEYSEKVNVVKVNVDDNPAIAAEYGITSIPAVYLFQGGEVKNTVIGAKPKQFFEKEFADVLS is encoded by the coding sequence ATGAGCAACGCAAAAGACGTAACGGACGCAAGTTTCAGCACGGATGTACTCTCGGCCGACAAGCCGGTCATCGTCGACTTCTGGGCTGAGTGGTGCGGTCCCTGCCGCAAGCTGGGCCCCATCCTGGACGAGATCTCCGTTGAGTACAGCGAGAAGGTCAATGTAGTCAAGGTTAACGTTGACGACAACCCGGCAATCGCTGCCGAGTACGGCATCACCTCCATTCCGGCCGTCTACCTGTTCCAGGGCGGCGAGGTGAAGAACACGGTCATCGGCGCCAAGCCGAAGCAGTTCTTCGAGAAGGAATTCGCTGACGTCCTATCCTAG
- a CDS encoding NUDIX hydrolase, translating into MAHPVPSAPGRRTNPPLPSAIGAHVAPAQHPGPASLPTVEEISAGGVVVDTSDGELRVAIIARLNRGGRLEWCLPKGHPEGKEKNEEAAVREIAEETGISGDILAPLGSIDYWFTVSGHRVHKTVHHYLLRATGGELTIENDPDQEAVDVAWVPIQELARKLSFPNERRIADLAREVLPEHL; encoded by the coding sequence ATGGCCCATCCCGTACCGAGTGCTCCTGGCAGGAGGACAAACCCACCGTTGCCGTCGGCAATCGGTGCCCATGTCGCGCCCGCCCAGCACCCCGGGCCGGCCTCGCTGCCCACGGTCGAGGAAATCTCCGCCGGCGGCGTAGTCGTTGACACGTCCGACGGCGAACTGAGGGTCGCGATCATCGCCCGCCTTAACCGCGGCGGACGCCTCGAATGGTGCCTGCCGAAGGGCCACCCGGAGGGCAAGGAAAAGAACGAGGAAGCGGCAGTCCGCGAGATCGCCGAGGAAACCGGCATCAGCGGCGACATCCTGGCCCCGCTGGGGAGCATCGACTACTGGTTCACCGTCAGCGGCCACCGCGTCCACAAGACCGTCCATCACTACCTGCTCCGGGCCACGGGCGGCGAGCTGACCATCGAAAACGATCCCGACCAGGAAGCTGTGGACGTCGCCTGGGTGCCCATCCAGGAACTTGCCCGCAAGCTGTCCTTCCCTAATGAGCGCCGTATTGCCGACCTCGCCAGAGAAGTCCTGCCGGAACACCTCTGA
- a CDS encoding CCA tRNA nucleotidyltransferase: MAHAHQKSDPHTVDFQVDPVVLELGQRFVDAGYELSLVGGPVRDLFLGRRSPDLDFTTDATPDQTLALIRKWADNFWEIGKAFGTIGMRKSGFQIEITTYRAEAYDPESRKPMVAFGSSLTDDLLRRDFTINAMALRLPSMELIDPFGGVRDLHASVLATPGAPETSFSDDPLRMMRAARFAAQLGVAVRGDVKHAMSQMAERISIISAERVREELVKLICGAHPRVGIDLLVDTGLAEFVLPEVSALRLEADEHHRHKDVYQHSLQVLEQAASLETDSDGAVPGPDFVLRFAALMHDVGKPATRRFEPGGAVSFRHHDMVGSKLTKKRMKALRFDNDTIKAVARLVELHMRFYGYGEAGWSDSAVRRYVTDAGPLLERLHRLTRSDVTTRNQRKADRLSFAYDDLEARIAALREQESLEAVRPDLDGGQIMALLGLKPGPVVGKAYKFLLEQRMEHGPLDPVVAEARLREWWADQPEAAEHQPAAGVELSTTEES, encoded by the coding sequence ATGGCGCACGCACATCAAAAGTCCGACCCGCACACCGTCGATTTCCAGGTGGACCCGGTGGTCCTGGAGCTCGGGCAGCGCTTCGTCGACGCCGGGTATGAACTGTCGCTGGTGGGCGGGCCCGTACGTGACCTGTTCCTGGGCAGGCGCTCCCCTGATCTCGACTTCACCACGGACGCCACGCCGGACCAGACTCTGGCACTGATACGGAAGTGGGCGGACAACTTCTGGGAGATCGGCAAGGCGTTCGGCACCATCGGAATGCGGAAGTCCGGTTTCCAGATTGAAATCACCACCTATCGCGCCGAGGCGTACGATCCGGAGTCGCGGAAGCCCATGGTGGCGTTTGGGTCCTCGCTGACCGATGACCTGCTTCGCCGGGACTTCACGATCAATGCCATGGCGCTGCGGCTGCCCTCAATGGAACTGATCGACCCCTTCGGCGGTGTGCGCGACCTCCACGCCTCCGTGCTGGCCACGCCCGGTGCACCGGAGACGTCCTTTTCCGATGACCCCCTGCGCATGATGCGGGCGGCCCGCTTTGCCGCCCAGCTCGGCGTGGCGGTCCGCGGGGACGTCAAGCACGCAATGTCGCAGATGGCGGAACGGATCAGCATCATTTCCGCGGAGCGTGTCCGCGAGGAACTGGTGAAGCTCATCTGCGGAGCCCACCCCCGCGTGGGCATCGACCTCCTCGTGGACACCGGCCTGGCCGAATTCGTCCTGCCGGAAGTGTCCGCCCTGCGCCTGGAGGCGGACGAACACCACCGGCACAAGGATGTCTACCAGCACTCCCTCCAGGTGCTGGAGCAGGCCGCTTCCTTGGAGACAGATTCCGACGGCGCAGTGCCCGGCCCCGATTTTGTGCTGCGGTTTGCGGCCCTCATGCACGACGTCGGCAAGCCGGCTACGCGCCGTTTTGAACCGGGCGGCGCGGTGAGCTTCCGCCACCACGACATGGTGGGTTCCAAACTGACCAAGAAACGGATGAAGGCCCTCCGCTTCGACAACGACACCATCAAGGCAGTGGCACGGCTCGTCGAGCTGCACATGCGCTTCTACGGTTACGGGGAGGCCGGCTGGAGCGACTCCGCGGTCCGCCGGTACGTTACGGACGCAGGGCCGCTCCTGGAGCGCCTGCACCGGCTGACCCGGTCAGACGTGACCACCCGGAACCAGCGCAAGGCGGACCGGCTGTCCTTTGCCTATGACGACCTTGAGGCGCGCATCGCCGCACTGCGTGAGCAGGAATCGCTGGAAGCGGTACGGCCGGACCTGGACGGCGGCCAGATCATGGCCCTGCTGGGGCTGAAGCCGGGGCCCGTGGTGGGCAAGGCATACAAGTTCCTGCTTGAACAGCGGATGGAGCACGGCCCGCTCGATCCTGTTGTGGCAGAGGCCAGGTTGCGCGAGTGGTGGGCGGACCAGCCCGAGGCCGCCGAACACCAGCCGGCCGCCGGCGTCGAACTTTCCACTACCGAGGAGTCATAA